The following coding sequences lie in one Lolium perenne isolate Kyuss_39 chromosome 2, Kyuss_2.0, whole genome shotgun sequence genomic window:
- the LOC127321250 gene encoding trihelix transcription factor ASR3, whose translation MSTAGEAGTGSGRAARLPRWTRQEILVLIEGKRVVEVRGRGRGRGGGGGAAAAEPTKWAAVAEYCRRHGVERGPVQCRKRWSNLAGDYKKIREWERSLPSSKDQVSFWAMRNDARRERRLPGFFDREVYDIIEGRGAGGGGVRDGGVNAGVVHAEEGAEEKVVFDGGRAAAALDHGLFSSSSSSEEDDEEVSASMSVPVPAPAPPMAPPPPSPSPAPAVVAVPVTEKKTEAPRQETSEQGTSKGKQQEQITDDPPPMQSGQKRQRSDDALGPGEATDLQGQLIEILDRSSRMVAAQLEAQNINCQLDREQRKDQVSGLLGVLGKVADALYRIADKM comes from the exons ATGTCTACCGCCGGCGAGGCCGGCACAGGGTCTGGGCGCGCGGCGCGGCTGCCGCGGTGGACGCGGCAGGAGATACTGGTGCTGATCGAGGGGAAGCGGGTGGTGGAGGTGCGCGGGCGCGGCaggggcagaggaggaggaggaggagcggccgCGGCGGAGCCCACCAAGTGGGCGGCGGTGGCGGAGTACTGCCGGCGGCACGGCGTGGAGCGGGGCCCCGTGCAGTGCCGGAAGCGGTGGAGCAACCTCGCCGGCGACTACAAGAAGATCAGGGAGTGGGAGCGCTCGCTGCCGTCGTCCAAGGACCAGGTCTCCTTCTGGGCCATGCGCAACGACGCGCGCCGGGAGCGGAGGCTCCCGGGCTTCTTCGACCGCGAGGTGTACGACATCATCGAGGgccgcggcgccggcggcgggggTGTCCGTGACGGTGGCGTTAATGCGGGCGTGGTGCACGCGGAggagggtgccgaggagaaggtgGTGTTCGACGGTGGCCGCGCGGCGGCCGCCTTGGACCACGGGCTGttttcgtcgtcatcgtcgtctgaggaggacgacgaggaagtgTCCGCGTCCATGTCGGTACCGGTACCGGCGCCTGCGCCACCGATGGCTCCGCCTCCTCCGTCTCCATCGCCGGCGCCCGCGGTGGTGGCCGTGCCGGTAACAG AGAAGAAGACCGAGGCACCTAGGCAAGAAACCTCAGAGCAAG GAACATCCAAAGGAAAGCAACAAGAACAAATTACTGATGACCCACCACCAATGCAGAGTGGGCAGAAGAGGCAGCGCAGCGATGACGCCTTGGGACCAGGAGAAGCCACTGACCTGCAGGGCCAGCTTATTGAGATTCTAGACCGGAGCAGCCGGATGGTGGCGGCGCAGCTGGAGGCGCAGAACATCAACTGCCAACTGGATAGGGAGCAGAGGAAGGACCAAGTGAGCGGCTTGCTCGGTGTTCTTGGTAAGGTGGCTGATGCGCTCTACAGAATCGCTGATAAGATGTAG
- the LOC127321249 gene encoding uncharacterized protein, with amino-acid sequence MAAEGGGGGGGGAAGEGFEERVKRLFGSRLFGDVPSSSFPSASWSVAAGEVERQRWARPSEARDEEEEGAAADRADTPCASAFYDANGCLRGRRRRSKQDFEDDPEDDEDDKEEEGRGGDGTKVELDEEEEVRVSIGLDPTLDREEEEDRYDRAAFGREDAADRVYMSEIMDDGINMSINTVVPELLDDAIDEICGLSKDPRVDLGAASARLREDNGSVKGSPHLTTQTKECPTVGMQAMQTQDTGVKPILKRKEEQGDSKPRKRVRFNADVKDQAVELSEHDEDSPMVPQSMDVVTSKGNSSTSSQSPGIPDYVRNPAKYTRYTLDTPETTDESNRRALADLHNLLGRSDPSKLQPETPVEIPSSVTFIPRKKPVDAMVVDEGPKSSDANSTLITPAAVASDGTDQCEMDEDDPKASPPPLIQTNSKMNSRRYRSSRADDE; translated from the exons ATGGCGGCCGAGGGGGGCGGAGGGGGCGGCGGTGGCGCGGCCGGGGAGGGTTTCGAGGAGCGGGTGAAGCGGCTCTTCGGGTCGCGCCTCTTCGGCGACGTCCCGAGCTCCTCCTTCCCGTCCGCTTCCTGgtccgtcgccgccggcgaggtcGAGCGCCAGCGCTGGGCGCGCCCTTCAGAGGCCcgagacgaggaggaggagggcgccgCGGCCGACCGCGCCGACACGCCGTGCGCCTCCGCGTTCTACGACGCCAACGGGTGCCTCCGCGGCCGGAGGCGGCGGTCCAAGCAGGACTTCGAGGACGACCCCGAAGACGATGAAGATGATAAGGAGGAGGAAGGGAGGGGCGGGGACGGTACCAAGGTGGAgctggacgaggaggaggaggttagGGTTTCCATCGGCCTCGACCCGACTCTGGATCGGGAG gaggaggaggacagatATGATAGAGCGGCATTTGGTAGAGAGGATGCTGCAGACCGTGTATACATGAGTGAAATCATGGATGACGGCATCAACATGAGCATCAATACTGTAGTGCCTGAGCTCCTTGATGATGCCATTGACGAGATCTGCGGTTTATCCAAGGATCCACGTGTAGATCTTGGTGCAGCATCTGCGAGGCTCAGAGAAGACAATGGTTCAGTTAAAGGTAGCCCTCATTTGACAACTCAAACAAAGGAGTGCCCGACTGTTGGGATGCAAGCAATGCAAACTCAGGATACTGGGGTGAAGCCTATACTGAAGAGGAAGGAGGAGCAAGGCGATTCAAAACCAAGGAAACGTGTCAGGTTTAATGCTGATGTGAAAGATCAAGCAGTGGAGCTTTCTGAGCATGACGAAGATTCTCCCATGGTTCCTCAGTCCATGGATGTGGTAACTTCAAAGGGCAACTCCTCCACTTCATCTCAGTCTCCTGGGATTCCTGACTATGTTAGGAACCCTGCAAAGTACACACGTTACACTCTGGACACACCGGAGACTACTGATGAATCTAACCGTAGAGCGCTTGCAGATTTGCACAATCTGTTGGGCAGATCAGATCCCAGCAAGTTGCAGCCTGAGACACCTGTTGAGATTCCCAGCTCAGTAACATTCATCCCTCGGAAGAAGCCAGTTGATGCCATGGTGGTGGATGAAGGCCCCAAATCCAGTGATGCAAATTCAACTCTCATTACTCCAGCAGCAGTAGCCTCTGATGGAACCGATCAATGTGAGATGGATGAAGATGATCCTAAGGCATCACCACCACCACTGATACAGACCAACTCGAAGATGAACTCCCGCCGTTACAGGTCAAGTAGGGCAGATGATGAGTAA